The following are from one region of the Camelus dromedarius isolate mCamDro1 chromosome 16, mCamDro1.pat, whole genome shotgun sequence genome:
- the ANKRD40CL gene encoding putative ANKRD40 C-terminal-like protein isoform X1: MAGPQQDMREKPVGESGSPYKQGSDPQLPADQGDNAKPDDTCLVRIQSHKENDFIEVELNRQELSYQNLLKVSCYELGINPEQVEKVRKLPNTLLRKDKDILRLQDLQEVELILMKNSSELTAYTPSLLEKPCYNSNAAKMMY; this comes from the exons ATGGCTGGACCCCAACAGGACATGAGGGAGAAGCCTGTAGGTGAGTCTGGAAGTCCT TATAAACAAGGTTCAGACCCACAGTTGCCAGCTGACCAAGGTGATAATGCCAAGCCCGATGACACCTGCCTAG TCAGAATTCAGAGCCACAAAGAAAATGACTTCATTGAGGTTGAATTGAACAGACAAGAGCTGAGTTACCAAAATCTACTAAAAGTGAGCTGCTATGAACTGGGGATTAACCCAGAGCAAGTGGAGAAGGTAAGAAAGCTGCCAAACACACTGCTCAGAAAG GACAAAGACATTCTGAGACTACAGGACTTACAGGAAGTAGAActcattttaatgaaaaacagcTCTGAATTGACAGCGTACACACCATCGCTGTTGGAGAAGCCCTGCTACAACAGCAATGCTGCAAAAATGATGTATTAA
- the LUC7L3 gene encoding luc7-like protein 3 isoform X5 — MKVGYERDFLRYLQSLLAEVERRIRRGHARLALSQNQQSSGAAGPTGKNEEKIQVLTDKIDVLLQQIEELGSEGKVEEAQGMMKLVEQLKEERELLRSTTSTIESFAAQEKQMEVCEVCGAFLIVGDAQSRVDDHLMGKQHMGYAKIKATVEELKEKLRKRTEEPDRDERLKKEKQEREEREKEREREREERERKRRREEEEREKERARDRERRKRSRSRSRHSSRTSDRRCSRSRDHKRSRSRERRRSRSRDRRRSRSHDRSERKHRSRSRDRRRSKSRDRKSYKHRSKSRDREQDRKSKEKEKRGSDDKKSSVKSSSREKQSEDTNTESKEGDTKNEVNGTSEDIKSEVQRKYAQMKMELSRVRRHTKASSEGKDSVVLQNILRYIVLSQLFCSRLVPPLVCLFGNYCPRL; from the exons ATGAAGGTTGGGTATGAGAGAGATTTTCTGCGATACTTACAGAGTTTACTTGCCGAAGTAGAACGTAGAATTAGACGAGGCCATGCTCGTTTGGCATTGTCTCAAAACCAGCAATCCTCTGGG GCAGCTGGCCCAACaggcaaaaatgaagaaaaaattcagGTTCTAACAGATAAAATTGATGTTCTTCTGCAGCAG ATTGAAGAATTAGGATCTGAAGGAAAAGTAGAAGAAGCCCAGGGAATGATGAAATTAGTTGAACagttaaaagaagagagagaattgcTTAGGTCTACAACTTCG ACAATAGAAAGTTTTGCTGcccaagaaaaacaaatggaagttTGTGAAGTGTGTGGAGCCTTTTTGATAGTGGGAGATGCCCAGTCCCGGGTAGATGACCATTTGATGGGAAAACAGCACATGGGCTATGCCAAAATTAAAGCTACCGTAGAAGAATTGAAA gaaaagttaagaaaaagaactgaagaaCCTGATCGTGATGAGCgtttaaaaaaggagaaacaagaacgagaagaaagagaaaaagaaagggagagagagagggaagaaagagagaggaaaaggcgaagagaagaggaagaaagagaaaaagaaagagctcgagacagagaaagaagaaagaggagtcGATCACGGAGTCGGCATTCAAGCCGAACCTCTGACCGAAGATGCAGCAGGTCTCGAGACCACAAAAGATCACGAAGTAGAGAAAGGAGGCGAAGCAG aagtagaGATCGACGAAGAAGCAGAAGCCATGATAGATCAGAAAGAAAGCATAGATCCCGTAGTCGGGATCGAAGAAGATCAAAAAGCCGTGATCGAAAGTCATATAAGCACAGGAGCAAAAGTCGGGACAGAGAACAAGATAGAAAATCCAAGGAGAAAG AAAAGAGGGGATCTGATGATAAAAAAAGTAGTGTGAAGTCCAGTAGTCGAGAAAAACAGAGTGAAGACACAAACACTGAATCAAAGGAAGGTGATACTAAGAATGAGGTCAATGGGACCAGTGAAGACATTAAATCTGAAG TGCAGCGTAAGTATGCACAGATGAAGATGGAACTAAGCCGAgtaagaagacatacaaaagcaTCTTCTGAAGGAAAAGACAGTGTAGTCCTGCAAAACATTTTGAGGTACATTGTTTTGTCTCAGCTATTTTGTAGCAGACTCGTGCCCCCATTAGTGTGCCTCTTTGGAAATTATTGCCCACGTTTGTAA
- the ANKRD40CL gene encoding putative ANKRD40 C-terminal-like protein isoform X2 encodes MAGPQQDMREKPVVRIQSHKENDFIEVELNRQELSYQNLLKVSCYELGINPEQVEKVRKLPNTLLRKDKDILRLQDLQEVELILMKNSSELTAYTPSLLEKPCYNSNAAKMMY; translated from the exons ATGGCTGGACCCCAACAGGACATGAGGGAGAAGCCTGTAG TCAGAATTCAGAGCCACAAAGAAAATGACTTCATTGAGGTTGAATTGAACAGACAAGAGCTGAGTTACCAAAATCTACTAAAAGTGAGCTGCTATGAACTGGGGATTAACCCAGAGCAAGTGGAGAAGGTAAGAAAGCTGCCAAACACACTGCTCAGAAAG GACAAAGACATTCTGAGACTACAGGACTTACAGGAAGTAGAActcattttaatgaaaaacagcTCTGAATTGACAGCGTACACACCATCGCTGTTGGAGAAGCCCTGCTACAACAGCAATGCTGCAAAAATGATGTATTAA